In the genome of Luteitalea pratensis, the window CCAAGAGCAAGGTAATCAACATGCTGGGCCTGCCGGGCGGCACGCCCAGCCAGCAGGTGATGCTGCAGGTGCGTTTCGCCGAGGTGAACCGACGTGCGGTCACGGAACTCGGGGCCACCTTCATCTCCAACCAGCGCATCGCGGCCCGCACCACGACCCAGCAGTACGCCGGGCCCGACTTCAGTAACGACGCCACCAGCGGGCTGGTCTTTTCCGACTTCCTGAACCTGTTCGTGTTCGATCGCCAGGAAGGGCTCGGCCTGCTGATCAAGGCACTGCAGCAGAACGGCTACTTCCAGAGTCTCGCCGAGCCGAACCTGATCGCCTACAACGGACAGGAGGCCAGTTTCCTCGCCGGCGGTGAGTTCCCCGTGCCGATCGTGCAGGGTGGCAACACCAACGCCGTCACCATCCAGTTCAAGGAGTTCGGCATCCGGCTGAACTTCAAGCCGACCATCGCCGGCGACATCATCAGGCTGCGGGTTCGCCCGGAAGTCTCTTCGCTCGACTTCAACAACGGCATCACCCTCCAGGGCTTCCGCGTCCCGTCGCTGACGACCAGACGCGCCGAGACCGACATCGAACTGCGCGACGGCCAGACGTTCGCCGTGGCCGGTCTGCTGAGCAACCAGACACAAACCGACGGCGCTGCCATCCCGTGGGTCTCGAAGATCCCGATCATCGGCAACTTCTTCAAAAGCAAGGCCGATCGCAACGAGCAGACGGAACTGCTCGTCCTGATCACGCCGCGGCTCGTCAAGCCGCTGGATCCGGACGAGGTACCGGCCCTGCCGACCGACTCGAAGCGGTTCCTGCCGCCTGTCGATCCCACACCGCGCCCGTCCTCGGGGCAGCGCTGACACGACTCGGTAAGGGAGACGCGCGATGAGACGTGCAATCTGGCGGGATGATCGCGGGGCGGTGCTGGTCCACGTGGCTGTGGCCCTCGTCGGGCTGCTGGCGTTCAGCTCGCTCACCATCGACTACGGTGTGCTGTGGGTGGCACGTCGCCAGGCACAGAACGCGGCGGACGCCGCGGCCCTCGCCGCGGCGCATTCGCTGGCCTACGGCGACCTCACCGACATGACCACTCTCACCGCGCGCGTGAAGGCGGTCGGCGTCTCCGTGGCGCAACAGCACCTCGTGTGGGGGCAGGCGCCCTCCGTCACCCCCGACGACATCACCATCATCACCTGCCCGCCCCTCACGCCGGGCGTGCCGGATCAGTGCGTGCGGGTCGAGGTGTTCCGCCGCCAGGGCCGGTCACCGCTGCCGACGTTCTTCGGCAACCTCGTGGGGGTCACGTCGCAGGGGGTTCAGGCGACGGCCACCGCGCAGGTCGCGGTCGGCGCCACGACCAGCTGCGTGCGGCCGTGGGCCATCCCCGACAAGTGGCTCGATCGCATCGACGACGACGCTCCGAAGGACATCGACACGTGGACGATGGACGACACGTTCAATCGTTACTACGAGTCGGGCGCGCTGAAAGGCGAGCTGCTCGGGCCGGTCGAGACGCTGGACGAGTACGTGCCCTCGATGGGCTACAAGGTCCCGGACGACATCGGTCTGCGCGTCAAGCTGAAGGTCGGGAGCCCACAGGACACGATCAGCCCGGGCTTCTTCCTGCCGATTTCAATCGGAGGGACGGGCGGCAACGTGTATCAGGAGAACATCGAGGAGTGTAACCCTCACCAGTTCGCGATCGGTGACGTGCTTTCGACCGAAGAAGGCGTCGAGGTCGAGCCGGGCAACATGATCGGCCCGACCAAGCACGGCGTCGACAACCTGATCGCCGCCGACACGCTCATGAATGGCGAGGAAGCCGTCTGGAAATGCACCGATGGGCACGTCGCGTCGGCCAACGAGGACTGTGCCGGCTACCCCAGCACGGGCACCAGCCTCCGCATCGTGCCGCTGCCGGTCTTCGACGTCCAGGCGTACCTGGACGAGAAGTACTTCGGTGAGGACAAGACGACGGGTCGCTTTAACCTGAAAATCACTCGTCTGGTCGGCTTCTTCATCGAACGGATGCAGGGCAACGACGTCATCGGCCGCGTCACCTACTACCCGGCCAACGGCACGCTCGGCAGCGGCACGGCAAACAACGCGAATTTCCTCAGAAAGATCATTCTCGTCCGATGAGCGTCGTCACCTTTCCACAAATCGCTGTGATCGGGGCCCGCGGCCGGGACCTCGAAACGCACCTCGGCTCAGCTGGCATGCGCGTGACGTCGATGGCGGCCTCCGACCTTCTGGCGCTCGCGCATCCGTCGGCGCGTCCCTCGCAGGTCGTCATCATCGACCTGCGCGACGCGAGCGTGCTTCCGCCGACTGTGGCCGTGCTGCGCCGCAACCATCCCAACACCGCCGTCGTGCTAGTCGTTACTCATCTGGATCCGACGCTGATGCTCGACGCGATGCGCTCGGGAGTCACCGAGATCGTGCCAGAACCGCTGACGCAGTCGGCGCTCGAGGCCGCGGTGGGCCGGGTATGGAACGCTCAGGAACCGGACAACGCCGGCCAGGTCATTGCGGTCGTCGGCGGCAAGGGCGGCGTGGGAGCGACCACGATCGCGGTCAACCTCGCGACCGTGCTCGCTCGCGAGGCGCCGGGCGAGGCGCTGCTCATCGACCTGCACCCTGCCCAGGGGGACGCGGCCCTGCAGCTGGGTGCCGAGCCGCGCTTCTCGGTGGTCGATGCGCTCGAAAACACGCACCGCCTCGACGAGGCCTACTTCCGCAGCCTCGTGGTCGTGGTGAAGAAGGGACCCGACCTGCTGGCGTCCTCCGACCGGCACGTCATCGGGTCGCCTGGGGCCGACCGCGTGCGCGCGCTCGTCGAGTTCGCGGCACGAACCTACAAGTACGTCGTCCTCGACGTGCCGCGCACCGACCTCAGCATTCTCGATGGCCTGGACAACACGCAGCAGGTCGTCATCATCGTGAACCAGGAACTCAGTGCGATCCGCAATGGCGCGCGGCTGGTCGAGGCGCTGTCGCAGCGGTACGGCAAGGACCGGCTGATCCTGGCTCTGGCGCGATTCGACAAGGCCGCCGAAATCGGCACCGAGGACATCGCCAGAGTGGTTGGACTTCCCGTCTCGCACGTCGTGCCGAACGACTATCGCGCCGCCGTCAGGGCGGTGAACCAGGGACAGCCCATCGCGATGGGCGAACCCAACAAGCTCACGGTCGCCCTGAAGAGCATGGCGATCAGCCTGGCAGGTTTGCGGCCGCCTCCCGTCGAGGCACCACCGTCCGCGGGGCTGCTGGGCCGCCTCACCCTTCGTCGAACCTCACAGGTGCTCTAGACCATGACGCAATCCACTGGTTTCAACGCGCGCGCACTCGGGCCGTCGATCGACGTCCGCCATCCGCAGTACCAGGACCTCAAGGGCCGCGTTCACCAGGGCCTGCTGAACCGCCTGAACCTCGAACGGCTCGCCTCAGTCAAGCGCAAGGAGGCCGAGCCGGAAATCCGCACGATCATCCAGAGCATGCTCGAGGACGAGTCACGCACCGTCCCTTTGAGTCAGTTCGAGCGTGAGGCCCTGGTCAGCGACGTGCTCGACGAGTTGTTCGGTCTCGGCCCGCTGGAGGTGCTGCTGGCCGATCCGACGATCTCGGACATCCTGGTCAACCGTCACGACCTGATATACGTCGAGCGCGAGGGACGACTCGAAGAAACGTCGCTCGTCTTCCGCGACGACCGTCATCTGATGCAAATCATCGAGCGCATCGTCAGCTCCGTGGGCCGTCGTGTCGACGAGTCCAGCCCGATGGTGGACGCGCGTCTGGCGGATGGCTCGCGCGTCAACGCGGTCATCCCACCGCTGGCGCTCGACGGGCCGTCGATGTCGATTCGCCGGTTCCGGACCGACCGCCTCGGCGCCAACGACCTGGTCGCGCGCGATGCACTGACCGCACCGATGCTGGAGTTCCTGGAGAAGTGCGTCGCGAGCCGCCTCAACGTCATCGTTTCTGGCGGCACGGGTGCGGGCAAGACGACGATGCTCAACGTGCTCTCGAGCTTCATCAGCGAACGAGAGCGCGTGGTGACGATCGAAGACGCCGCGGAACTCCGGCTTCGCCAGCGTCATGTGGTGCGGCTCGAGACCCGCCCGCCCAACATCGAGGGCAAGGGCGCCGTCCGCCAGCGCGAGCTGGTCATCAATGCGCTGCGCATGCGGCCCGATCGCATCGTCGTCGGCGAAGTCCGAGGCGAGGAAGCGCTCGACATGTTGCAGGCGATGAACACCGGCCACGACGGCAGTCTCACGACCATTCACGCCAACACGCCGCGCGACGCGCTGTACCGCCTCGACACCATGGTGGCGATGGCGGGTTTCAACCTGCCCGACAAGGCGATCCGCCAGCAAGTCGCCTCAGCCGTGGACCTGATTGTGCAGGTGGCACGGCAGGCCGACGGCGCTCGTCGGGTCACAGCGATTTCCGAGCTGACCGGCATGGAAGGCGACGTGATCACGATGCAGGACATCTTCGTGTTCGAGCAGCAGGGACTGTCTCCGGAGGGCCGGGTGCGCGGACGATTTCGTGCGACGGGCATCCGCCCGCGGTGTGCTGAGCGTTTGGCGACGGCCGGCCACAGTTTGCCGCTCTCGCTCTTCGAGCACGTCAAGGCCGTGGCGTAGGACTCGCGATGCTTGTTCCGGCTATCGTCTTCCTCATCGTCCTGGGCGTAGTGTTCGGGGTGTTCTACACGGCGATCCTGCGCCCCGAGGACGCGCGGCGAGACGCCGTCCACGCCCGGCTCCAACAGCAGCTCGGCAAGGGCGGGCGCGCGCCGCGCAAGCGGGCGTCGTCGCTGCTACGCGGCGACCGCGATCTGACCGCGCTGCCACTCGTGGACAACCTGCTGCTTCCGTTCACGATTATCACAAGGCCGCTCGGCGAGCACATCGCTCACGCCAACCTGCAGCTCACCGTGGGCGCGCTGCTGGCCACGAGCAGCATCGCCAGCGTCCTGGCGTTCGTCGTCGTGGAAGTGCTGACGGGATACGAGCTGGTGGCATTGGGAGTGGCGGCGGTCGCGTTCTACGTACCAATCGTCGTGGTCCGTTTCAAGGCGACCCGGCGGATCCGCGCCTTCGAGGAGCAGTTCCCCGAGAGCGTCGACCTGATCGCGCGGGCGCTGCGGGCAGGACACGCGTTCACGACCGCACTGTCGATGGCGGCCGACGAGAGCCCGGAGCCGGTCGGTGGCGAGTTCAAGCGTCTGTACGACGAGCAGAACTTCGGCATGCCACTCAGCGACGCGATGCGTGACTTCGCCAGGCGCATCCCGCTGCTCGACGCCAAGTTCTTCGTGACCGCGGTGCTGACGCAGCGCGAGTCAGGCGGCAACCTGGCGGAGGTCCTCGACAACCTCGCGACCGTCGTCCGCGAACGCTTCAAGGTCAAGCGGCAGGTGCGGGTGATCTCGGCGCACGGTCGTATGACCGGGTACGTGCTCATGGGCCTCCCGCCCGCGCTGGCGATGGCGTTCATGGTGGTGAGCGAGTCGCACATCGAGATGCTGTTGGGCGACATCATCGGCTTGTGGATGATCGCCGGCGCCGTCGTCCTGCAGACGATGGGCTGCCTGATCATTCGCAAGCTGGTCAACATCGAGTACTGACAATGAACTCCGAAATGATAGTGCTGGTCGGCGGCGTGTTCGTGGCAGTGGCCGGCTTCCTCACGCTGGGCGGGTTCGCCGTGCTCAATCGGCTGGCGCCGGAGCGGAGGCGGCTCGAGGGGATCACGAATAGAGGGGTGTCCACCGGGCTGGTGGTGGATCCCGGTCCGTCCCTGGCCGCTGACGACCTCAGCAGCGTCGAGAAGCGACTGGCGAAGCTGGTGCCCAAGTCGCCCAAGGACATGGGCCGGCTGCAGCGGCAGATGGCGCTGGGCGGCTTCCACGGCTACCTGCCGGCGGCCATTTTCGTGCTGGTCGAAATCACCTTGCCGCTCATATTCGGGGCGATCCCGCTGCTCTGGCTGGGGTTCAGCGCCGGCTTGATCCTGGCGTTCGTGCTCGCCGCCGTGGGCTACGTGATACCGGGGCTGTACCTGTCACACCTGATTCGCGGCTTCAAGAAAGAGATTCGCAACGGGCTGCCAGACGCGCTCGACCTGCTGATCGTGTGCATCGAGGCCGGCAGCGGCCTGGACCAGGCGATCCTGAAGGCGACCGAGGAACTCGCCATCAGCTATCCGCGGCTGTCCACCGAACTCGGCATGATCACGACCGAGATTCGAGCCGGAAAGCCGCGCCTGGACGCGTTCCGCAATTTCGCCGAGCGCACGAAGGTCGAGGACGTGCAGTCGCTGGTGGCGATGCTGGTCCAGACCGATCGCTTCGGGACGAGTATCGCGCAGGCGCTACGCACCCACGCCGACGTGCTCCGCACCAAGCGCCGTCAGCGCGCCGAGGAGAAGGCCGCCAAACTCGGCGTGAAGCTGGTCTTCCCGCTGGTCTTCTGTCTCTTCCCCGCGCTGTACGTCGTGACACTCGGCCCTGCGGTCATTCAGTTCGTTCGAGTGTTCTTCGGACAGGTTGCGGCCGATTAGGTCTAGGCGCGGGCATGTGCCGGCGGGGACTTTGTACTGCAGGCTGTCTCCCTGCGACTTGACAAAG includes:
- a CDS encoding type II and III secretion system protein family protein, with protein sequence MTRSILKTSALGLALAIAGSMPLPLHAQGTRPATPSAPDGAFERITLTANRSRVLAVPFDIVRIAVTNPAVADAVVVNPREVLVDGKGPGTTSLIIWGNDARVQYDVAVDPGVATLEQHFKVLFPGEDIRVSVSDEAVILVGEVSSNNIVLRAGEIAAGAYAKSKVINMLGLPGGTPSQQVMLQVRFAEVNRRAVTELGATFISNQRIAARTTTQQYAGPDFSNDATSGLVFSDFLNLFVFDRQEGLGLLIKALQQNGYFQSLAEPNLIAYNGQEASFLAGGEFPVPIVQGGNTNAVTIQFKEFGIRLNFKPTIAGDIIRLRVRPEVSSLDFNNGITLQGFRVPSLTTRRAETDIELRDGQTFAVAGLLSNQTQTDGAAIPWVSKIPIIGNFFKSKADRNEQTELLVLITPRLVKPLDPDEVPALPTDSKRFLPPVDPTPRPSSGQR
- a CDS encoding pilus assembly protein TadG-related protein → MRRAIWRDDRGAVLVHVAVALVGLLAFSSLTIDYGVLWVARRQAQNAADAAALAAAHSLAYGDLTDMTTLTARVKAVGVSVAQQHLVWGQAPSVTPDDITIITCPPLTPGVPDQCVRVEVFRRQGRSPLPTFFGNLVGVTSQGVQATATAQVAVGATTSCVRPWAIPDKWLDRIDDDAPKDIDTWTMDDTFNRYYESGALKGELLGPVETLDEYVPSMGYKVPDDIGLRVKLKVGSPQDTISPGFFLPISIGGTGGNVYQENIEECNPHQFAIGDVLSTEEGVEVEPGNMIGPTKHGVDNLIAADTLMNGEEAVWKCTDGHVASANEDCAGYPSTGTSLRIVPLPVFDVQAYLDEKYFGEDKTTGRFNLKITRLVGFFIERMQGNDVIGRVTYYPANGTLGSGTANNANFLRKIILVR
- a CDS encoding AAA family ATPase codes for the protein MSVVTFPQIAVIGARGRDLETHLGSAGMRVTSMAASDLLALAHPSARPSQVVIIDLRDASVLPPTVAVLRRNHPNTAVVLVVTHLDPTLMLDAMRSGVTEIVPEPLTQSALEAAVGRVWNAQEPDNAGQVIAVVGGKGGVGATTIAVNLATVLAREAPGEALLIDLHPAQGDAALQLGAEPRFSVVDALENTHRLDEAYFRSLVVVVKKGPDLLASSDRHVIGSPGADRVRALVEFAARTYKYVVLDVPRTDLSILDGLDNTQQVVIIVNQELSAIRNGARLVEALSQRYGKDRLILALARFDKAAEIGTEDIARVVGLPVSHVVPNDYRAAVRAVNQGQPIAMGEPNKLTVALKSMAISLAGLRPPPVEAPPSAGLLGRLTLRRTSQVL
- a CDS encoding CpaF family protein yields the protein MTQSTGFNARALGPSIDVRHPQYQDLKGRVHQGLLNRLNLERLASVKRKEAEPEIRTIIQSMLEDESRTVPLSQFEREALVSDVLDELFGLGPLEVLLADPTISDILVNRHDLIYVEREGRLEETSLVFRDDRHLMQIIERIVSSVGRRVDESSPMVDARLADGSRVNAVIPPLALDGPSMSIRRFRTDRLGANDLVARDALTAPMLEFLEKCVASRLNVIVSGGTGAGKTTMLNVLSSFISERERVVTIEDAAELRLRQRHVVRLETRPPNIEGKGAVRQRELVINALRMRPDRIVVGEVRGEEALDMLQAMNTGHDGSLTTIHANTPRDALYRLDTMVAMAGFNLPDKAIRQQVASAVDLIVQVARQADGARRVTAISELTGMEGDVITMQDIFVFEQQGLSPEGRVRGRFRATGIRPRCAERLATAGHSLPLSLFEHVKAVA
- a CDS encoding type II secretion system F family protein, with protein sequence MLVPAIVFLIVLGVVFGVFYTAILRPEDARRDAVHARLQQQLGKGGRAPRKRASSLLRGDRDLTALPLVDNLLLPFTIITRPLGEHIAHANLQLTVGALLATSSIASVLAFVVVEVLTGYELVALGVAAVAFYVPIVVVRFKATRRIRAFEEQFPESVDLIARALRAGHAFTTALSMAADESPEPVGGEFKRLYDEQNFGMPLSDAMRDFARRIPLLDAKFFVTAVLTQRESGGNLAEVLDNLATVVRERFKVKRQVRVISAHGRMTGYVLMGLPPALAMAFMVVSESHIEMLLGDIIGLWMIAGAVVLQTMGCLIIRKLVNIEY
- a CDS encoding type II secretion system F family protein; the protein is MIVLVGGVFVAVAGFLTLGGFAVLNRLAPERRRLEGITNRGVSTGLVVDPGPSLAADDLSSVEKRLAKLVPKSPKDMGRLQRQMALGGFHGYLPAAIFVLVEITLPLIFGAIPLLWLGFSAGLILAFVLAAVGYVIPGLYLSHLIRGFKKEIRNGLPDALDLLIVCIEAGSGLDQAILKATEELAISYPRLSTELGMITTEIRAGKPRLDAFRNFAERTKVEDVQSLVAMLVQTDRFGTSIAQALRTHADVLRTKRRQRAEEKAAKLGVKLVFPLVFCLFPALYVVTLGPAVIQFVRVFFGQVAAD